The region AAACAATGAGAACATTACACATAAGCAAAGCAAGCAGAtgatagccaaacgggcgagttggtggtacatattggtggcaaacagcgcaacgacgcggacagagtggaagaaaatataggacaagtgcttgtcctgtattttcttccactctgtccgcgtcgttgcgctgtttgccaccaacaAGCAGATGACTAGAGCCCACATCAAATGCAGGATAGTGGAAAACATTACAAGCCAGTCCTTCAAGAAAAATACAGCATGCAGACTTTTATTTAGGCCAATCATGCCATCATAATTATTTGCAGTCACTGCAACTTCACTGGGCCAGtggcttatttaaaaaaaaaaaacattttctttgGTACGCCTTCTATCACTGCGACTCGCCATAACTAATGAAGCACACTAAATGTTAACCAGCACAAACATATCTCCATCTTCACATTTGGTCcagtgcttcattttttttcatgaacattgATATTGCACAACTTCTAGCGACTGCGGCCCATAACGTGCATTATGGCTACAGTGCACTGCGCCTGGGTCCGCCGAATAGACCACACATCTCGGGAACTCCAGAAGGAAACGATGAACATGCACAAAGTATATTtctacaagagagagagagagatgagaaagggagagagagaaagtggagCGCAGTCTGCACAGGCAAACGAGCACGATACTCGCGGTTCCCCGAGTGGTGAGCTGCCCAAAGGTGCCACCGGGATCGAGCACCCTGCCATATAACGTCAGATGGGCGTGACGCATCAGACGAATGTGGGCGTGGCGATTGCCGCGTGCCTGCAGCGACCGAGCACAACAAAATGTGCGCAGCGGTGACCCAGCGGAGAGCGCGGCCTCTTACCTTCTTGGCGCACTGCTGGCACTGTTTCTCGTCGAGGCAGTCGCCGGCGATCGCCTTCAGCTTGGGCTCGAGCGGGTTCCCTTTCAGGTCGAGCCAGCGCAAGGACTTCATGCGGCACATACTCAGCGGCAGCGTGGTCAAGTTGTTGGCGTAAAGGTCAAGTTTCTGCAGATTGTTGAGCCGGCCGAAGTTGGCGGGCAGTTCTCGCAGCTGGTTCTTGCTCAGGTCGAGCTCCTTAAGGTGCGCCAGGGCACAGAATGCATCCTGCGCCGGAGGATTATTAGGTGCAGCTCACTTTTCGCGATTATGCAAATGATAGTGAACCGTTGCCCAGAGGCCCTCCGACGTCCCTTGAGTGAACGGAATATACTCACCGGCAGCACTGCGATCTTGTTGCATGATAAGTCTAGCCTCACGGCTTTTGGCAGTTCCGCCTGAAGCAAATtgacaaaaaagagaaaagtatCGATCGTGTCAGGGAGTTGCGCCGCAGACCTGCGCCCTCAGTAAACACAGATCTGTGCCGAGCGAATCGTTTTACCGAAGGCGGCACGGAAATAGCGGTACTCGCTGTTCAAATGCACAAACCGACATGAGGTTAACGACTTACGAGTTCCTTCACAGGCGGCTCGGTAAGCTCGTTGAGGCTCAGGTCTAGGCTGTTACCGTCAAGTCTACTCTTCAAAGAGCCTTTGGCCATTGTTGATACGGGGGCGATTTTTACCTTGCGGTCACACGAACGAAATTAGGCTGGCGAAGACGCCGCCGGGATTTTGGTCCTACTCGCGAAAGCAGACACGTTAGATACAGCACATCGCGGGCGCCTTCCAACGCAGCCGAAAACGACCGTGCTGCCACTATCGGCCGCTTCGCAAACTGCTGCGATCAAGAAAATCATCCACAGTGCAAGCAGCGCGCCGGAGTTcgacatttatttttcttttcacattACACCGAGTAAAGTGAAGAGGCCAAGAGCTTTGCCGTCAGTACAGCGGTAGCAAGGCAATGCATGTTTAATACCCCACGGTATTTTGCAAATAGTCAAAGCAGGAGCGAGGTCCAGCAAAATATTGCTATCACACTTCCTGCTTCCTCGTGTGCGAGGGCAGTGAGAAAAATAAGTTATGCCTTGAACTGCGACTCCAGTGGCTAACACAACAAATATCACAAAGTGCACACAATGCCCACTAAACATTCAGGTTCAGACATCATTCAGTACTTGGAGAGACCACAACTTTAACTTTGCATTCAAAAGCTCGCGCCATACAAGTGCATGAATACATACAAAGAAAATAGACGTGCTAGGGTCAACAACTACACCAAACTCGGGGTGACCTTGCCAATTACAAAGCACGAGAAGGTGCTGATGTCATTCTGAGCCTCTGATGCTGCACAAATTCATATCTACATGCATGAACACAAACATGTGGCCTTTATAACAATATCTGAAATCATACAGATGGCATGCACTATCACAAACAAAATTAAAAGAACTACTGACCAGGTTAGTACACTAGTATTCGCGTTGCAAGCCACACAGAAAACTGCAATGAATACAGAAATTATGTACActatagaaaaaagaaaattcagcacaaaatttcaGATGCAAACTGCACTTCATGTGCCAATATTTCGAATAAAGCCAAGTAAAAATATATTGGCACAAAATGATACATGCACTCAAGACACTCGTATACGCACTTAGCAAGCACCCAACATCACTCTGTGCTGTGTGAAGTGTGTTCCGCTTTGTGCCAGAATCGTTTTCCCAAgcacaaccaactagctcaagtcTTTCCAACAAGTATTTGAGGACTGAACATGACCTTTCTTTGGGGAAAGCAATCAAACAGTAGAAATTTGCACTGTTTGAAACCAAAACTACACATGACAAGCATGGTCACCAGTTCATAGTTCACAAGCGGCATTAAAGTGACAAATACCCAAAATTTTTAACAAACTCTTCCAATCAACTTGTCTGTGTTGAAACAATTTTATAAACTTGACTCGTTAATACCAAAATAAAATGAGTCAGTAGGCCAGCACTTTCCAGTGTTCTGACAAGTTTAGATAAGGCTGCAGCTATATTTCAGAATACAAAGTTACAATGCAACCAGAAGGCAACTCCATGTGCTTTTAAACACACGAGTTAATAATTGCAGCATATTTTTCCCCGCCCTTAGTTCTCCCTTAGTTACACTGCAGTTTCCTAAATACTGATTAAAATAGTTctaacagcaaaaataaaaataaaaaaatggaaggCAGTGGTTCGCATGATGTAGCTGTGACATAGAGCCACTGCTGGCAGAGCTCATATGCATGCATTCAACAGCTAACCAAGCATTTGAAAATGGCTGTTCATAAATTGCCTGAAACATGTGAAGAGCATGCTGTTTTTTCTATTGGCAAGCATGATGGAGGCATCAACAATGAGGCTATGTTTTTGACATAGCTGTCACCCAAACTGAGGCCATCACTTCAACATCCATTTTCAAATAAACAAAATGACACATAGTAGCCCAATTTCGCATTAATGATCAAGAGGGGGAAGACAATGTACTTAAAAGCTTAacataaaataaaaactaaaaatagGCAAAGAGAAAAGCAAAAGAATAACAGCTGTTTTTGAGTTTGCACTTAAAGGCCACACAAAGCATCATCAACCACCTTGCCCGATTTGCAAAATGCACAAAGTGGTTAAGCATTAGTTCGAGATGACTACCTCAGAAGACATAGCTGTTGTTTCCCGATGCATTTCAGGGAGTACAGAACATTTCCTCCTGGCCAACTAACGCCTTTGCATACGCTGTAAAAAAAGTTCAGAGAAGGCACGAGCAATGTCACACTGCAAGCGTTCGTTACTTCACTCCAAATATAAAAAAAGATAATAAAAGGAGGCTGCAAGGGAGTTACCAATATCAGCTTATATGATATCTAGGAGTGTTTACTGTTGGGTACTTAGTGCTGCAGTCTTTCAAAGCATGTGTAAATGCACATAAATATACAGGAGAAAAAACTAGCAGCAGTTTAACTATGTTACAGTGAATGGTCGAGCAACAGCTGTTCTTGCTAGTCTATCATGCGAATAATGTTAAACGACATGCTTTCAATTCCCTTTAAATGTCAAGGCTTCTCAAATGCAAAACCAATGGAATGACTAAGGTCAAATTAGGCTGGATATGGTTTGGTCGAaattgaaggtcaaatttcggaaaGGGTAGGCCAAATTTTGGGGGTGACCCAGGTCTACTTTGGAGATTACCATTGTGATGCCTATAGTCAAATTagtctggacatcgattttggtccaaatcattGAAGGCCAAATTTCACAAGGTGGGATGGGCAAACAACCCAAGTCTAATTTGcagacaccatcgcattggccatagtcaaagTATGCTTCAGCATCTGACTTAAGGCTGTTGCTATGAAACTGCGAAGTCCAAAGGTCACTTCACTGCCATATATGCACACCGGACTGAAACTCGCTATGCATTGagtacagctatcgctgtaaaaaataGCAGCATGGCTAGACGTGGAATATTATGCAGTAGTACTAATTATGGTGGGCATTTAAGGTCCTTATGTGCTGTGAATATGGAAGCATCCTTTGACGTAAAGGCATTTATCCagaaggcatttaccatgaaggccttcaccTTAAAGGACTTTACCGCAAAGGGCtctgacctaaaggcctttaccctgaAGGCATTTGCCTTGGAAGGCATTCACCCAAGTGTACCCTTCACCCAGGTGAAAGCCTGCCAGGTGTACATACCTATCATACCTGatccacaacccggtgggcatgTGGAccacctgccacaaagcaggcttcagggatgtACGTAGGTATGCCCGAAATTTGATAAAGGCGCCTAGTACTGCTACCGCAAGAAAGTAACATTTGTTAAGGCATGTATAGCATCACAATAGCACTGATGGCATCTATTCTCTCTCTGTCCTTGTGTGTTTGCTCTTGCCCAAGctctaaaaaaaaatgatgccatTAGTGGTACACTTTCAGGCACTGCTCCACAGCTCTAAAACCTTGTCTTCCACACTACACGACTGCAGCTTGTTCTTTGCACTGCACATGTTGGTAGTTCGAACGCTCCTTTCTCCTGAGGCTGGCAGCATGCATGCGCACCTGTCCAGCACTCGCAGCACAAGTTAAttcaacgtttctttttttcttggcacAGTGCTTTTGCATACTATGAAATCACCTTCAAGCTTTTCATGTTGCTGATCTGACGATGTTAAAGCACATGAGGCTTGTTTTCTCTCTTTGATTTTGAGGTTGATCATTTCTTTTTGCACCTTCTGAGACAGTATGCATTAAAACACCAAGGGCCAACTTCATGAAAAGCACACAATGAAAGTTGAacacagaaagaaaaccagcacaCCACTCTGCTTCTTAATGCACAAATTAATTCATAGGAATGAGTGGGGCACCTGCACAACAGTTCGAACCAATGCCCCTTGTTTGAGGAAGTCACATTCTTGAGGAAGTGATGACAGCTCAGAGAACAAAAAAAGTGCAGCCGCGTTACGCAACTGCTGTGCACACTGTTGTACACGCCACGCGGCAGCTTGGCTGCCAGGCCTTGAGGGTAGTGGGCACTGCACCCACGGCATATCTGTCTGCAGGCTTTCCAGGCCGGTGGTGACATTAGGACAGGCGTTGATACAATCATTCCTTGCTCGACAGCAGCGAGAAGACAGTGAGGCAGCAGAGGCAGGCTGCCAACAAACCAAGCGACAGCAGACCCGCAGTGACCAGGCCAAACGCAAACAGGTACAGAGTCCTGTCGCAGAATTCTGGGCTTTCACTGTTCGTGTAGTCTGGAGGGTAGGCACGGTACACCCACACACAGCCTGGAAAACGCACAAGAAATGAAGAGTCTTTGAGACACAACTGTAGCGAGGCAGCTGACCACATTCTTTTCACTCTGGGCATGTCTATGTAATGTTTCCCAAAGACTTTATAAGTACCGTATTCACATGATTGTAAGCTGAcctattttttaaatttgaaaatccgaagtgagGAGGGTCAAGTTCCGATTGAAACCAAAGcttggcaccataaataaaggcaacAAACGAGCtatcagggatgctacagcgtggttgcgttccaattgaaaccaaagcttggcaccataaataaaggcaacAAAGGAGCTATCAGGGATGCTACAGAGTGGATGCAATTTTATGTTTGCCCTATGGCTCTACCCCATAGCATTCGGCTACTCTGCGTACTTGCTCAGAagaatttttcattattttttaacTTGTATGTGCGCACTTGGCGTTCATGGGggtgttgatagttgatggaagggccgctgttccaattgcggcggcaccgccactcggaatgGCAGCACTTTTGGGGAATGTCAGCAGCTAATGGAAGAGCCGATACTGTTCACGCATAGCTTCTTTTTGGGTCTCTTCATGAGCTCTGTATGACGCATTCAAATTGACTGCCGGCAGCATTTTACCAGCTTTTAATATAGTGCTTCGTTAgttgtcatttgtgctccagggcCGGTCAGCGTTCGTCgctcgttcacagctacattcaagatggctgtcattctctacgccgaagaaacgaacaactacGCGTCGGGCCGCAACTTCGACGTTTCGGAATGGATGAGGTAGGAGTGGAAGCTgtagcgaggcaaaattttcagctgttccatgcgatgtcgtGGTACGGTAGCTTGTGAAGTGCAGAATTTCTCAAGATGATAGTCTGCAGTGGTTGTTTGCGATGTGGAACAGTTTGCTGTGCGACAACATTAGAATGacatgctctgggactgcagCAGCAATGATGATGGCAGCACTAGTGAGTACAATGGCGCATgagtggacgagtagtccagtgactaatacattttaaTTTAGAAATAACGTAAAAACCCACTTATAATACGGACCTGCATATAATGCGAGGTGTAATTTGGGGATAGCAAAAACGGAAAAAAGTTTTCTTAAAGATGTTCCGAAAGTAGCGGAAGCCGAACACCCTCCGATTATCTGTGTACGCTGGCATGCCGGAGGGTGCGAGCAGCAGGTACAGAGGCGCAGCGCTCACGTCCACTCGCATCCTACGCCACGGGTATGCGCAGACGGTTCCGGCATACACACTGGCATGCACACTTCAGAAATGTCCGTCGGAGCTTTGGTGATCGTCATCGCTGGGTGTACCGGTGCCGTCAAGTGCGTTAGATATCCCGTATTTCCTGAAAtatgtgggtttctcagtaggcacaggccactacccaccgcgggttcgagcttcgcgcgagccaagggccccgatcagccgtcaccacacgcaccctggggcaccgctgcggcggcgttcaacctctgaagagaggagagcggctcgccgcaagaaacaggcctccaagttcacaaaggagacgtttattgacgccgtcctccagcggtacatacacacactcaacagtcaccccgtcccggggcgcgctcagagcaaggctccggtgcgcgctcggggcaacaagagaaatgcgcgccgctagcacgccgctgcaggagattgtccccgcgcctgcgcggcatcccgcgtcgctctctttccctttctcccgcctcgggcggcggagagacggctggtggctaatcgctgtcattcggccgcagctccgcccccggcttcccaagggcctttgccattggtgacttttggcgggaattcgggacccgtttggggtggtcgcgcgaccaccccaaacgggtcccgaattcccgccaaaagtcaccaatggcaaaggcccttgggaagccgggggcggagctgcggccgaatgacagcgattagccaccagccgtctctccgccgcccgaggcgggagaaagggaaagagagcgacgcgggatgccgcgcagacgccacggcgggaatctagcaggcttcccacaaataACAACAGACAAGCTCCTCGGGAATGCTGGCCCAAGCGTCCGCAATCCAAATGCACAGCGTGGTTGGAGAGGCCGGCGTCCGGCGGCAATAACTGCAGGCTCTTCCTACCTCATACAGGTAATGCAGCAGCGCTTGACACAGTGCCAATGCTTTTAAAAGCTATGATTACTTCGTTTTTAAAAGCAGTTGAGTGCTGCTTTCGCGATCCGGATGTCATGCGAGGTGTGAGAGTCCTGGGCGTCGTGTTATCAGGTTAGCGTAGTGAAGTAGTGTCAAAATCAAAGCTGCCGACCCATGCCACCGCTAGATAGCGCCTTCGCTCGCTGAAAGCGTGATGGTGATGGCGCTCAGACTTTTGGCAGAATGGGTTTATGCACCAGCTCCGCTCAGCGAGCAAGCGGGAgcacttctgcgcatgcgcgaaacgctGAGACAGTAGTGCGCGAGCGGAACGGCCTCTCGGTGCTGCTTCTGGTAGAGCCAAGTGAAGCACGGAGCAGTGCGACAAGCAGCCCTCGCAAAACCTGTTGATCTCGCTCGGATTTTGACCGAAAATTGTATGGATCCGCATATAATGTGAGGTGTTTATTTGACCTGCTAAAATTTCGGAAAAAAACGCGTATTATATGTGGGTCTTTACGTTATGCCCACGggcactgcagtttttttttttccctgacaTGAGATATGGAGGGGGCaaacttacaatcatgtaaatacggcaGGATGTAGCAGCGAACAGTAAAAATGCTTGCATTAGGTTTTTGAAAGACTATTATTTGGGCACATCAGTCACATTTTCCAGGTGCTTTGTTACTATGGTAAGGCATGCAATGATAAAAATGCTTGAACTAGAGTTTTCCAGAGAGTTTCTTTGGAAAATGTGCCTGTTCCATCAAGTGCAACTGCAGTTACTAGAAACTCACTTTGTAATCAGCTGACACTGGTGCTGAGAACACAGCTCCTCACCGTTTCCTCTCAGGACATCACACTCTGGATACCACTGGCCCAAGTTAGCCCAATCGGCTGATCTACACTTTGTGGTTTTCAAGATGCAGAAAACTGACATTGCAACTAGACCAGGCAAGCTATCTCCATGAATCTTTGCTCTAAACTGAAGTTATGCACATAAACTTGAAAACTTGAGCTAGTTCACAGTACATTGTAAAACACTACACGGTCAGGCACACCCAAAAAGCCCAGGGCTTGTTCATGGGCAAGTCTGTATCGGGCATGAAACAAGCCATGTCAAGCTTGAAACACTTACCAGCAACATACCAGGCGAAAAGGAAGCAGTTGACCAGTGTGCTCCATGTGCGTTCCTCAGCACGCTGTTCTTCATTAGCATTGCGGCCTGCCTCTCCACTGCTATCAGGGCGCCGGCACTTGCCACAAACATCTAGCAGAGTCCTTAGCACACCAAACACTCCACCCATCACCAGAAAAATTGGGATATATTTCTCTGCTGGGCAGTCATTGATGTATATTGTACCTGAAACacacaaaaatgaaaagaataaaattaaCTGTGAGCTATACCACGGTGGTGACAGTTCACTTTATGATACAAGTCAGTCTCTATGCAAACTGCCAGCTACCTGCACTTTAACAGTTCTTTCAAATAAAAACACACTTAGGTTATAACCTTATTAGCAAGTAGTTTCCTAGTGACATAAAACAATCTGCAAAGATGGGCTAAAGGTTTCAGATGGATGCTTGTAAAGGCAGTGATGCACGcacgtgcatgtgtgcgtgcacATGTGAAGGAAGCCACAGTCTTGGTAtcaatgactgttggcttccttcacatgtATGCCACAACAAACCCCTCACTTCCTTACCCTTGTCTGTTATATATATTCCCTGACCACCGCCTAATATACAGCGGGAGAAACCAATGCCAGCTGCATGGCTGAAAGTCAGTCCACAGGTAAACTTAAGTATAAAAATGATGTACAGTGCACTCAAATTTTGCAATGACATACACACGTACCTTTCAGCATTTAACTTTTCTCAAGCGTTTTGTGGAAAAAATATGGAGGTTTGTTGCAGTTATATGCAAACTGCAGCAGCGGCATTACCTTGCTCATAATTTTCACTAGTTTAGGTTCAAAAGGCAAACTGCAGCAGCGGCATTACCTTGCTCATAATTTTCACTAGTTTAGGTTCAAAAGGCAAACTGCAGCAGCGGCATTACCTTGCTCATAATTTTCACTAGTTTAGGTTCAAAAGGCAAACTGCAGCAGCGGCATTACCTTGCTCATAATTTTCACTAGTTTAGGTGCAAAAGGAGTTAGATTGCTGAAGTGTGCTCTGTAATATTATGGTCGTGACTGTACAAGTAGAACAAAAAGCTTATGGAATACACATCGGATACTTACTAGAGTGGCTGCCCAAAAAGAAATAAGCAGAGACAAGACATTTTTGTTCAGCACACTAAAACCAAAAAAATTCATGCTGCTTCAATTTACAcattaaatgcggcaatgattttCGAGGTGCTAATCCCTGTGCGTCGTGGGCTAATATTTTCTTGAGTGTGCAGTGACCCACCAGTGAGCCTCCAGCGAAGTCAACTTATTGGAACAGACAACAGATGGCAATAGCAACCTGTCATGCGTGTTTTTCACAGAATCTTTGAAAAATCTTAGCACAGCAGGAATGCACGACGTGACCCACCGCTGACCCACGTCCCAGTGAATGTGTTAACAAGCGTAGCAAGAGGATGTTTAGTTAAAGTAATAAACAATGAAGTACTTACCTATAACTATCATACTGACAGGAATGATGAATGTGACTCCAATCAAAATTGTGCACCCAACTGGAAGGCAAGATGCATAAATGTCACAATGCCACAATCTGAGGCGTACATATGCAACTTGTGCTACTCTACTGACATGTATACCTCAAATTTGAAACAAATTGCCCATGCAGAATCTTGATAATTTGAACTTTGTTAGTTCAAAATCCCAGATAATGCAAAGAATTTCTGCGGTTTCATAATTTCTAACGTAAATATTGCTGAATATTTAGAACCGGTGGCCTGCACCAGCCCAGGTAAATTGAAGATCTGGGGTGCTATGCGAG is a window of Amblyomma americanum isolate KBUSLIRL-KWMA chromosome 4, ASM5285725v1, whole genome shotgun sequence DNA encoding:
- the LOC144128986 gene encoding transmembrane protein 272-like isoform X2; protein product: MTLPPYSDSPSPTPFRSPAEDDLPPSYDDITDPNAPPPSYQSLFGKVREVHKTSSGVLNFLLNVAVLILGTLGCTILIGVTFIIPVSMIVIGTIYINDCPAEKYIPIFLVMGGVFGVLRTLLDVCGKCRRPDSSGEAGRNANEEQRAEERTWSTLVNCFLFAWYVAGCVWVYRAYPPDYTNSESPEFCDRTLYLFAFGLVTAGLLSLGLLAACLCCLTVFSLLSSKE
- the LOC144128986 gene encoding transmembrane protein 272-like isoform X1, producing the protein MASGDTHRLCSETEFAMTLPPYSDSPSPTPFRSPAEDDLPPSYDDITDPNAPPPSYQSLFGKVREVHKTSSGVLNFLLNVAVLILGTLGCTILIGVTFIIPVSMIVIGTIYINDCPAEKYIPIFLVMGGVFGVLRTLLDVCGKCRRPDSSGEAGRNANEEQRAEERTWSTLVNCFLFAWYVAGCVWVYRAYPPDYTNSESPEFCDRTLYLFAFGLVTAGLLSLGLLAACLCCLTVFSLLSSKE